TTGGCTGCCAGATGGACCACGTCCTCCCCGCCCAGCCTGCCGCTCCGGCCCAGGTAGGTCTTCTGCCCGGCGTCGTGCTGCCTGGGGTTGAAGACGAATTGGGCCGCTTCCAGATAACGCTGGTTTCCGCGTCCACCCGTGAAGGTCCAGCCGCTCAGGGCACGCGCCCCTTCGCGGACGTCGTCCTCGGTGTAGTGGCCAATGCCGGTGGTGAACAGTTCCAGCAACTCGCGGCTGAAGTTCTCGTTGGGTTTGCCCCTGCGGTTCTGATCGTTGTCCAGATAGCGCAGCATGGCCGGCGACTGGGCGACGGCCAGCGTGAACGCCTCGAAACGGTCGGTGGCGGCGTGCTGGCGAAGCAGCGCCAGATAGGCCGCGAGGCTGGGCTGATTGCGGACCTTGTCGGTCCCGATCACGAAATGGTTGCTCCAGGTCAGCGCCAGTTTCTCGCGCAGCGGCTGGGGCGAGTACAGCAGTTCGTACAGCCACTGTCCCCGGGTGAGCTGAATCATGGCGCCGGGCGTGGCCCCCTGGGCCGGGTTGAAGGGGTTGTCGGGCGCCGCTTCGGTGGAAAAGGTCAGCGCCTCGCGGGCGATCGTGCGGGCGTCCTTTCCGACCAGGGCGCGAATCTGCTCGTCGGTGGCTCCAAAGGCCGTGCGGCGCAGAAAATGCGCGGCGTCCTCGGCGTTGAGGGGGCGGGTGTGGGGAGACAGGGACATGTGGGCTCCTGAGAAGGGGGGCTGAATTCAGGTGGAAGTTCTAGGGGTTGGAGTCGGGCACGGTCACAAAAGTTCCCAGACCCTCCGGGTCAGCCTCCCGCACGCCGGCGAGCGCATCACGCAGTGCGTTCTGAGGCAAGGCGCCCACCAGCCACACCGCGCGCGTGCCTGCCTTGCGGGACGCCACCCCCGGCGCGGCCTGAACGCCCCGGGGCGCGGCCACGAGCGCCAGCACATTCACGCCGTCCGAGAGCGTCACAGTCCAGCGCTTGCCCTGACGGCGGACGTCCACCGGGACAAAGCCCGCAGGGAGACGCAGGCCCGGCAGCGCCCGCAGCAGGGCGGCCCGCAGGCCAGCCGGTACGGACGTGACCGGACGGCTGACTTTTGCAGGAAGCGCGCCCACCTTCACAAACGCCGCGCGCCGGGCGAGGCTGCCGTCGGCCAGCCGCTCCTCGTAGGCCAGTGGCAGGTTCCAGACGGTATCGATCCACAGGGACCAGCGGGAGGCGCCGGCGTTGTGGGGAGACAGGTCGTAGCGCGTGGTGGCCCGTCCGGCCAGCGTTTCCGGACCACTGCGGCTGACCGTGAAGTTGCGCTCCAGCAGCGCAGGACGGAACGGGACGTGTGGCAGCTGGCCAGCGCGCCGGGTGGGTTCGGACCCGGGCGGGAAATTCACCGTGACCTCTGCCTGCCCCCGGATGGCCAGGGTCCGGGCCCGTTTCAGGGCCAGCAGCAGATCGTCGGCATCCGCCGCGTCGGCCGGGCCGCTGCTCAGGATCAGCAGGGCCGCCATCAGCCACGCCGCGCGGCTCACCACTCACTTCCCAGCGCATCCTGGTAGGCCGCGTAGGCGGCGCTGCTGGGCAGATCCGGGGCCTCTGGCCTCAGCACGCTCACGCCGGCCACGACCGCTGCCGAGGCGAGCAGCGCCGAAAGCCAGCCGGTCTGCCGGCGCCGGGCCTGAGTCTGACGGGTGCGGTGGCCGGTCAGGAAACGCTCGGCCGCGCCGCTGTCGTGCGTACTCAGGGCGCGGGCCTGGGCAAACAGGCGGTCAAGTTCGGGGTCAGGGTGAAGGCTCATCCGTGGATCTGCTCCTTTCATGGCGTGATTGCGGTCATGGCGTGATTCCAGCGCGGGTGAGCCAGGCACGCAGGGCGGCGCGGCCCCGGTTGATGCGGCTCTTGACGGTGCCCAGTTCGGTGCCGGTCACGGCGGCAATCTCGGCGTAGTCCAGACCGGCGATCTCGCGCAAGGTCAGGGCTTCGCGCTGCTCGGCCGGCAGGCTCTGCAGGCCAGCGGCCAGACGTGCGCGCAGCTGCGCCTGCTCGCCGGCGCGGACCGGATCATGCGGTGCGGCCAGTTCAGGGCTGTCGTCCAGGGTCAGCGTGGCCCGGGTGCGCAGTGCCCGGGCACAGGCGTTCAGGGTGATGCGGTGCAGCCAGGTGCTGAAACTGGCCTCGCCACGAAAGCCCCTCAGGTTCCGGTGAACCGAGATAAACACCTCCTGAACCACATCGTCGGCGGCCCCCGGTCCCACCGTGCTGGCCGCCAGCCGGTGAACCGACGCGGCGTGCCGCCTCACCAGTTCCTCGAAAGCGTGCTCGTCACGCACGGCAAGGCGGACCAGATCGGCGTCGGCCAGACTGGTCCGGGCCAGGGGGGTAAGGGCGTCATTCAAGGTCACCTCATACCTTAGAGGTGACACACCCTTCAAAAGTTCCATCCCTGTCTCCCGATTAGACTGAGGGTATGACGGCGCGTGCCCTGTCCCCCTCTGCCGAGGATTACCTCAAGCACCTGTACGTCCTCGGGCAAGGCAGCCACCTTCAGGGCGGCAAGGTCAGTACCCAGGCCCTGGCCGATGTGCTGGAGGTCGCCCCGGCCAGCGTGACCGGCATGCTGCGCAAGCTGACCGAACAGGGGCTGGTGTCCCACGCGCCGTATCAGGGTGCCCGCCTGACGGCCGAAGGCGAGCGGGTGGCCCTGGAAGTGCTGCGCCATCACCGCCTGCTGGAACTGTTCTTGCACCGCGCGCTGGGGGTGCCCCTCGACGAGGTGCACGAGGAGGCCGAGCGGCTGGAGCATGCCCTGAGCGAAAAGCTCGAAGCCCGCATCGCGGCGTGGCTGGGCGATCCCACCCACGATCCACACGGTGACCCGATTCCTACCCTGGGCGGGGAGCTGCCCGAGCGGGCCGAGCGCCGACTGTCGCAGCTGGCCACCGGTGACCGCGCGGTGGTGGCGCGTGTGCCGGACGGTGATGCCGAGCAGCTGCGCGCCCTGGTGGCCGTGGACCTGACTCCGGGCGCCGCCCTGCAGGTCCTGAGTGTAGACGTGGCCCTGGGAACTCTGACGGCCGAGGTGCGGGGCCACACCCTGACGCTGGCGCTGGCTGTGGCCGCCCAGGTACAGGTGCACGCCTCCTGACGTGATCCCAGGGGGCGCGGCACAGGCATTTCAGTTCAGGAGCGGTCGGGCACGCCGCAGCTGCCGTCGTCGCAGCCGTCACCGGCTTCACCCAGCAGGGTCAGGGGGGCGGGATGCGTCTCCTGCCAGACCTGATTCAGGGCACCCAGCAGAACGTCCGCCTCCTGCGCGCCGCTCACGCCGTATTTGCCGCCCAGGACGAAAAACGGCACACCGCTGATGCCTAGAGCGTGGGCCTGTGCCTCGTCCTGGCGCACGGCCTGGGCGTAGGTGCCAGCCTCCAGGGCAGCACGTACTTCGGTGGCGTCCAGTCCCACCTCCTGGCCCAGGCGCACCAGCGTGTCGATCTCGCCGATATGTTCGCCCTGGTTCAGGTACGCGAGCAGCAGACGTTCCTTCATGGCGTCCTGGAGCCCACGCCCAGCCGCCAGATGAATCAGCTGGTGGGCCAGGAAGGTGTTTGTCATGCGCGTGCGCTCGAAGTGGTACTCCAGGCCGTCGCCGGCGGCCATACGGGTCATGTGGTCCATCATGCCCTGGGCCTCCTGGACGCTGCGGCCGTATTTGCGGGCCAGATGCTCGGGCATACTCGCAGGCTGCTCGAGCGGCGCGGAGGGGTCGAGCTCGAAGCTGTGCCACACCACCTGCACAGCATCACGCTGGGGAAACCGCTCCAGGGCGGCTTCCAGACGCCGCTTGCCGATATGGCACCAGGGGCAGGCGATATCCGACCAGACGTCCACCCGCAGCTGAGCCGGTGCGGTGGGAATAAACAGGGAAGCTGGAGGGGCAGGTGCAGTCATAGGCCCCACTGTGCCACCGCTTTAGAAAACAAAGCAGGAGGCAGGCCACAATGGCTGCCTCCTGTTGGGGAAAATCTCAGCGTTCGCGGGGTTCGCAGGCCAGACCGTTGTGGTTGGCGTCCAGCGCGGTGCGGTATCCTGGGCGCCCGAGCCGCATAGGGGCAGCGCCGGCGGCACGCGCCGCAGCGCAGGTGGCGTAGAAACGCACCCCCTCGCCGGCCAGGGGAGCGCTGCGCGTCACTGGGCGCAGCAAGGTACGGGCAATGTAGCCGCCGCGCCCCTGGTAGGACGTCCGGCACCAGTCACCACGGCAGGCCACCGTCAGCAGCGTGTTGGCCGGCACCACACCCACGACCGGGCCGCTCATGGCGGGCAGGCGCCGCAGGTTGACCGTCGTCGTCGTGACCGATGTCGCCGCCTGCGCCGCGCCAGTCAGAGCGGCAGCCAGAGCCAGAACCTTCAGTGTCGTTCTCATCCTGCCAGGATGCCACGCCTCCATGAAAAGTGACTTCATGCTCCTTTCGTGAGGTGACCTGAATAAAGCTGTGGCGTTCTGGTCTAGTTTTCCGTGGGTCCGGACCGGGGCCCGCTGTCATTCTCGTCGGTGGTCTCCGCGCCAGTCTGCTGGTTGCCCGGGGTGCCCGTGCTGCCTGCGCCCCCGGCGCTGGTCTTGCCGGTCGCCTTTTCATGCTCCTGGCGCTCGGCGTAGGCCTGTTGCATCTGCTCCGCCTCGTTGTTCTTGTCGGTCATGCGCCGAGCGTAAGCGCCGGTTCAATGGGGGAAGTGTGGGGGCCGTCAACTCCGCCTTCATGTGGCTGAAGACGCTGATGGGGCGCCAGGGTGGTTGCTCCGGGTCAGGTCCGGCCGCAGCGACCGATTCCGTCATGCCTTTGTCAGAAGAGGTCCTCTATTGTCGTTCCACAAACAATCATCACGCGGCCAGAAAAGCACCGGGCACCCAGGCCCAGCCGCAGACGGAGTGAATTTCCAGCCATGATTACACGCCCCAGCCGGCCCCCGCATGCTGCATAAGCCACAGGCGCGCCTGATTGCCGGGCTGGTGCTGGCCACCTGCGCGCTGGGCACCGTTACCGGCCTCGCGTCCCTGAAACTTGACCAGGCGTTCGAGCACAGCGCTCACATCACGCGCGACACCACCCACCGGATCGAGATCACCCTGAGACTGCAGAAGTTGCTACAGCGCGCCGTGATTCCGGTGCACCACTACCACATTGAGGGCAGCAGCGTTCAGCGCGAGCATTTTGCCCTGCTGGCCAGCCAGATCGGCGACACCCTGGCCGAGGCCCAGGAGCCGCACGATGGTGCCCATCCCGAAGAGTTCGCGGAAATTGCCGCTTCCTGGCAGACCATAAGAAGTCAGGTCACGGCCATCCTCGCCATGCCTGACCCGAACGCCGGGGGCCTGCGCGCCATCCACGAACGCATTCATGGGCTGGACGTTCAGGTTCGGGCCCTGTCCGACCAGGTGGGTCTGTTGCATGACGCCGACCGGGCCCGCACGCGAAGCCAACTGGCCAGCGCCGCCCGCTGGAACCGCACGCTGACCCGCGTGGTGCTCGGGGCCTTCTTCCTGACGGTGCTGAGCCTGCTGCTGGGTGCGTTCAGCATCATGCGGTCTCAGGCGGTGCTGCGGGAACTGTCCATGCGCGACGCCCTGACCGGCCTGTTTAACCGGCGCGAGTTCCAGGCCCGCCTGGAAGGGCACCTGGACCAGGCGCGCCGGCACGGCCAGCCCTGCTCCGTGCTGCTGCTGGATGTGGATCACTTCAAGGTGGTGAACGACACCTACGGCCATGATGTGGGTGACCGTGTATTACAGGAACTGGCGGGGCTGGTCAGTGGTGTAGTTCGCCAGACAGATGTCGTGGCGCGTTTTGGCGGCGAGGAGATTGTCGCTTTGCTCCCGGACACCGACGAACATGTGGCCCTGGTCATGGGGGACCGTATCCGTGAAGCGGTGGCGGCCCATCATGGCTTTTCCGCGCCGGATGGAACGGCCTTCCGCATCACAGTCAGCATCGGTGTGGCCAGTTTCCCGTCCGACGCTCCACGTGAAGACGCATTGATCCGCGCTGCGGACCAGGCGATGTATGCCGCCAAGCACTCCGGCCGCAACCGGGTTGCGCGCCGGCCTGCCTAGGAAAGAGGCCAGAGGAGTCTGGTCATGGCGCACAGGAGTGCTGCCGCTCCTGCAGCGTACCGCGAGCTGCCATGGACTTCGGAGCCGCCACCCGGCCTGGAGGCGCCGAATACCAGTACCTGAAGTTCCGATGCTCAGAAGGAGCCAATGCCTGCTACACGGAGATGTGAGCCGCTTACCAAGGAACGCTGGGCGGAGTAGCCAGAGCTTCACATAGAGGGTGCCTACGCTGGCCGTGAGAGGGCGGGAGCCACCGCACCGCTCAATTCAGTGAAAGGCATCTATCCCTGGGAGGTCAAACTATGACGACTCTGGCACGCCGCGCACTGCTGACAACCACACTGCTCCTCAGCCTCGGAATGGCGGGAGCTCAGACAGGGCAGACGGGCACAGCTGCCCTGCCTGCGCAGACGACGCTTACCCTGCGTTCCGGTGAGCTGGCGCTTCCATACCTGGAAGGCGCCACACCGGTCAGAAGCGTCAGGACTTTTACAGGGGTAGGCGTGGTCTACCGCGGTTCTGTCGCTGACGCCCTGCAGCGGTATACCCAGGCGCTGGCCACAGGAGGCTTTACTGCCATTGACGCCACTGCACCTGCTGGCGCGGAAACCGGCGACGCGGACGCGGAGGGAACCGGCGATACCACGGAGACGACTGAAACCACCGAGACGACAGGAACCACGGACGCAGCCACCGGGACCACCGGAACGACAGGAACCGGAACAGCGGGAGCCACCGGCACAGCTGCGACCGGTGCCACCGGCACTGGGACGACTGGTACTGGAGCGACTGGCACCACCGGAACGGGAACGACAGGCGCAGCTGGGACAGCAGCTACAGGAACCACCGGAGCGACTGGGACCACTGGTACGGCAACGGGTGCAACTGGAACCGGCACGACAGGAGCAACGGGTACCGCAACCGGGGGAACGGGCACGACTGGGACTACCGGTGCCACCGGAACTGCAACCGGAGCGGCCGGTACCGGAACGACCGGGGCTACGGGTACCGGAACTGGCACGACGGGCACTACGGGAGCGGCTGGCACTGACACGACCGGGACCGGCACAACGGACACGACCGGAACCACCGGAGCCGCTGGCACCACCGGTACCACCACGACCGGTACAACGGTCATGACCCGGCCCGAAGTCGGCAATGGTGGACCGGTGCAGACCTTCGAGCGCAACGGTGAACGGGTGCAGTTGCGTGTCTATGAAAGCATGGGACATACCGTGGTCCTGCTCTCCCGCATCAGTGCACCGGGCACGACCACCACGGGCAATTGAACAGCTGAAGTGCTGGGGCGGATTGCCGGTGGGCGATCCACCCCAGCTTCTTGCAGCTGACCGCGTTGCCCTTGTTGGGATTAGCGGGCCTCATCTCAAACAAGCAGGGAGAAGCAGAGGAAACGTGAAATGAACCACGTTTCCTCTGCCTTTGTGCCCTTGAACTGAACGGAGCCTCAGCCAGCCACAGCTTCCGGCGTCTGCCACCCCTGCAGGCTGCGGACGCGCAGCTCTGAGCCCTGAGCGGCGGCAATAGCCTTACCGGTCCAAGTTGCCGCTTCGCGGGTGCTGACGATCGGTACGCCGCGCTCCAGGGCCAAGCGCAGCAGGGGAGAGCCAGTGATGTCGATCAACAGGTCGGGCAACTGCTCGCCCTGCTGCTCCCGGATCACGCTCAGGCCAGCTTTTCCCAGCGTGGCCGCGACTTCGTCAAGCCCTTCGCCCAGCAGCAGGGCCGTGCCACTCAGCGGCAGGTTGCTCTTGGCCCCCAGCTGCGCGCGGTAGAAGGCCAGGTAGGGATCGGCGTCGATGCCCATACTCTCGCCGGTGCTCTTCATTTCCGGCCCCAGGATGGGGCTGACACCCTTGAACTTCAGGAAGGGCAGATGCACCTCCTTCACGCTGTACATGGCTGCCTCGGGCGTCGCGGTCAGGCCGATCTGCTCCAGGGTATGGCCCACGGCAATCCGCGCCGCGCTTTTGGCCAGCGGATGGTTCACCGCTTTGGACACGAAAGGCACCGTACGACTGGCACGCGGGTTGGCCTCCAGGATGTACGCCGTGCCGTCCTTGACCGCCCACTGCACGTTCATCAGGCCGCGCACACCCAGCTCCAGCGCCAGGCGCTCGGTATCGGCCTTTACACGTGCAAGAAGCTCGGCACTCAGGTTGACCGGGGGCAGCACGCAGGCGCTGTCGCCGCTGTGCACCCCGGCAGCCTCCACGTGCTCCATGATGCCGGCCACCACGGCCCTTTCGCCGTCACACAGGGTGTCCACGTCCAGCTCCAGTGCGCCTTCCAGGAACTGGTCGAGCAGGATGCTGGGCTGCCCTTCCACGGCGGTGTAGACCTCGTCCAGGTAGGTGACCAGCTCTTCCATGCTGCGCACCGTGCGCATGGCCCGTCCACCCAGTACGTAACTGGGGCGGGCCATCAGGGGGAAGCCCAGCTCGGCGGCCAGTTGGCGGGCTTCTGCTGGCGTCGCCGCCACCTTGCCCCGCGGCTGCGCGAGGCCCAGCCGCTCGCACAGCGCATTGAAACTGGCGCGGTCCTCGGCCTCATGAATGGTTTCGGGACTGGTGCCGATGATCGGCGCGCCTGCGTCGGCAAGTTTTCTGGCCAGTTTCAGCGGTGTCTGTCCACCGAGCTGCACGATCACGCCCACTGGCTTTTCGTGGTCCACGATGTTCATGACATCTTCAAAGGTCAGCGGCTCGAAATACAGACGGTCGGCGGTGTCGTAGTCGGTGCTGACCGTCTCGGGGTTGGAGTTGATCATGATGGTCTCATACCCGGCTTCCTGCAGCGCCCAGACCGCATGAACGGTGGCGTAGTCGAACTCCACGCCCTGCCCGATGCGGTTGGGTCCCGAACCCAGGATCACGACCTTTGGCTTGTCAGTGCCCGTAACCTCGTCTTCCCACTCGTAGGTGGAGTAGTGATAGGGCGTATGGGCCTCGAATTCGGCGGCGCAGGTGTCCACCGTCTTGTAAACGGGGGTGGCCCGGGCTGCCTTGCGCAGTTCGCGTACCTGCAGTTCGCTCAGACCAACAATTTCGCCGATGCGGGCGTCACTGAAGCCCAGGCGTTTGACCTCGCGCCAGTACTCGTACTTCCACCCGGCGATGGGACCCAGGTCCAGCAGTTCGTGCTCGGCATCGATGATTTCCTTGAGCTGCCCCAGAAACCAGGGGTCGATTTTGGTGGCGTCGAACAGTGCGGTCACGCTTTCGCCGCGGCGCAGCAATTCGATGACGGCGTCGATCCGGCGGGGGTTCGGGTAGAGCAGGCCGCGCAGGGCCGGCTCGTCCATCTCGGCGTACACCCCGCGGATATCACCTTCAGTGGAACGCAGGGCTTTTTGCAGCGACTCCTTGAAAGTGCGGCCAATGGCCATCACTTCACCCACGCTGCGCATCTGGGTGCCCAGGTGGTCGGGCGTGCCGGGAAACTTCTCGAAGGCGAAGCGCGGGATCTTGGTCACCACGTAGTCGATGCTGGGCTCGAAGGACGCCGGCGTGACGCGCGTGATGTCGTTGGGCAGCTCGTCCAGGTGGTAGCCGACCGCCAGCAGCGCGGCGATCTTGGCAATCGGGAAGCCGGTGGCCTTGCTGGCCAGCGCGCTGCTGCGGCTGACACGCGGGTTCATCTCGATGACGATGACGCGGCCATTGTCGGGGTTCACTGCGAACTGGATGTTGCTGCCGCCGGTCGCCACGCCGATTTCACGGATGATGGCCAGCGACTGGTCGCGCAGGCGCTGGTATTCCACATCGCTCAGCGTCTGGGCCGGAGCCACCGTGATGCTGTCGCCGGTATGCACGCCCATGGGGTCGAAGTTCTCGATGCTGGTGATGATGATGACCGTGTCGGCGGTGTCGCGCATGACTTCAAGCTCGTATTCCTTCCAGCCCAGGATGCTCTCTTCGAGCAGCACGCTGGTCACCGGGCTGTCGCGCAGGCCACCTTCGGTGATGGTCAGGAATTCCTCGTAGGTGTGCGCGATGCCGCCGCCAGTCCCACCCAGGGTAAAGGACGGCCGGATCACGATCGGCAGGCCGATCTCCTTCTGGTACTCCACGGCTTCTTCCATGGAATGCACCATCTTGCCGCGCGCCGTTTCCACGCCGATCTTTTTCATGGCGGCCTGGAACAGCTCGCGGTCCTCGCCCTTCTTGATGGCCTCGACCCCGGCGCCAATCAGCTCGACGCCGTATTTCTCCAACGTGCCGCGCTCGTGCAGTTCCATGGCCAGGTTCAGCGCCGTCTGTCCGCCCAGCGTGGGCAGGATCGCGTCGGGCTTCTCCAGGGCAATAATCTTTTCCACGAATTCGGGGGTCAGCGGCTCCAGATAGGTGGCGTCAGCCAGATCGGGGTCAGTCATGATGGTCGCCGGGTTGCTGTTGACCAGCACCACCCGGTACCCCTCGCCACGCAGGGCTTTCAGGGCCTGCGTACCGGAATAGTCGAACTCGGCTGCCTGCCCGATCTGGATGGGGCCGCTGCCGAGAATCAGGATGGTCTGGAGGTCAGTACGCTTAGGCATTCCAGACGCTGAGTATGCCACGGTTCCGTGAGGAGTGTCGGGGGTACTTGTATGGTTATGCAATAGCTGCCTGTAGTACCAGGTATGCAATCGGACGGCAGAGTCTTGCGAAAGACCCCTAAGGGGGACGGAGTCATCTCTCTTTTCGTCTCCTTGGATCTTCAGGACAACCTGTGCCTGCTGTTCTTGCAAAGCGTAAATTCTCTCTGAATGGTCAGCTTGGAAGTCCCGGACAGGCCTTGTTCGGTGGTCGTCCCAAGCTGATCAAGATGTGAGAAATACGCCAAGCCAAATCGCGCCGTTTGTAAAGAAAACACTTTTTATCCGGTATTCATAGGTGGCTATGCTCACACTATGAAGAAGGTACTCCTTGGCCTGATGGCCGTTACTGCCACCTCCCCTGCCTTTGCTGCCGGCTACGTCGGTGGGTCTGTGGGCTCGGGTGCCAGCCTGCATTACCAGCAGGACCTGACCACCAATTCTGCGATGCGCTACAGCCTGAACCTGGAAGCCACCGGCTTCAATTTCAATACCCTGACGGTAGGCGGCAGCGTGGACTACCTTGCTGACTTCCCAAGCAACAGCACCCTGGGCGGCCTCACACCCTATTACGGCCTGGGTCTTGGTGCCGGTGTGGCCATTGGCAATACCACCGGCGTTATGGTTTACCCCCATGGCAATCTGGGCATGCGGTATCAGGTGTCCAGCCCACTGAGCATCTTCGCCGAGGCCAATGCGGGTCCTGCGATCGTGGTGAGCAGTGCCGGTACAGGAATTGGTTTCGGCTTTGGCGCCAAGATTGGTCTGAACTACCGTATTCAGTAAGGTCAGGTCTCAAGAAGGTGGATCTGGTCGGCCAGGTCCACCTTCCTTCTTGTGTGAAGATGTGGCCCGAGGAGTTAACATTCTGGCCAACGACGGACTTCCCCGGGCGATGAACTTATATCCGTCTGTTCACGGTTATCCGGCTTGCAACGGGGCAACCGCGGTCTCCTCTTTGCTCTGAACCTGAGCTGACCGGGTAGTCCCCTTCCTGCGAACAGGTACCCAATACTGCGAAACGATCATGTGGCAACGCGCTCCTGGCGCTGCACTTGAAGGCCCACAAAACACTGCTGGAGTTCTGAGGCACCTGCTTCTTTGCGGGTCCT
This DNA window, taken from Deinococcus malanensis, encodes the following:
- a CDS encoding DUF1800 domain-containing protein translates to MSLSPHTRPLNAEDAAHFLRRTAFGATDEQIRALVGKDARTIAREALTFSTEAAPDNPFNPAQGATPGAMIQLTRGQWLYELLYSPQPLREKLALTWSNHFVIGTDKVRNQPSLAAYLALLRQHAATDRFEAFTLAVAQSPAMLRYLDNDQNRRGKPNENFSRELLELFTTGIGHYTEDDVREGARALSGWTFTGGRGNQRYLEAAQFVFNPRQHDAGQKTYLGRSGRLGGEDVVHLAANHPQTATFVSRKLHRAFVNDTPDTQAVAGSAETWRRTSGNVRAVLEELLSSAVFYAPTHRASIIRSPVEFLAGAVRSLGSPRLGPKQLLNLAQTAGKMGQLLLLPDTVKGWDGGREWINDTTLLTRMQVAASLTLGGNAPKLETAPTPLALLGRETPLPGTERLNDRQRTYLTLISPEFQLA
- a CDS encoding transcriptional regulator codes for the protein MSRAAWLMAALLILSSGPADAADADDLLLALKRARTLAIRGQAEVTVNFPPGSEPTRRAGQLPHVPFRPALLERNFTVSRSGPETLAGRATTRYDLSPHNAGASRWSLWIDTVWNLPLAYEERLADGSLARRAAFVKVGALPAKVSRPVTSVPAGLRAALLRALPGLRLPAGFVPVDVRRQGKRWTVTLSDGVNVLALVAAPRGVQAAPGVASRKAGTRAVWLVGALPQNALRDALAGVREADPEGLGTFVTVPDSNP
- a CDS encoding GGDEF domain-containing protein, which gives rise to MLHKPQARLIAGLVLATCALGTVTGLASLKLDQAFEHSAHITRDTTHRIEITLRLQKLLQRAVIPVHHYHIEGSSVQREHFALLASQIGDTLAEAQEPHDGAHPEEFAEIAASWQTIRSQVTAILAMPDPNAGGLRAIHERIHGLDVQVRALSDQVGLLHDADRARTRSQLASAARWNRTLTRVVLGAFFLTVLSLLLGAFSIMRSQAVLRELSMRDALTGLFNRREFQARLEGHLDQARRHGQPCSVLLLDVDHFKVVNDTYGHDVGDRVLQELAGLVSGVVRQTDVVARFGGEEIVALLPDTDEHVALVMGDRIREAVAAHHGFSAPDGTAFRITVSIGVASFPSDAPREDALIRAADQAMYAAKHSGRNRVARRPA
- a CDS encoding metal-dependent transcriptional regulator — its product is MTARALSPSAEDYLKHLYVLGQGSHLQGGKVSTQALADVLEVAPASVTGMLRKLTEQGLVSHAPYQGARLTAEGERVALEVLRHHRLLELFLHRALGVPLDEVHEEAERLEHALSEKLEARIAAWLGDPTHDPHGDPIPTLGGELPERAERRLSQLATGDRAVVARVPDGDAEQLRALVAVDLTPGAALQVLSVDVALGTLTAEVRGHTLTLALAVAAQVQVHAS
- a CDS encoding DsbA family oxidoreductase, whose product is MTAPAPPASLFIPTAPAQLRVDVWSDIACPWCHIGKRRLEAALERFPQRDAVQVVWHSFELDPSAPLEQPASMPEHLARKYGRSVQEAQGMMDHMTRMAAGDGLEYHFERTRMTNTFLAHQLIHLAAGRGLQDAMKERLLLAYLNQGEHIGEIDTLVRLGQEVGLDATEVRAALEAGTYAQAVRQDEAQAHALGISGVPFFVLGGKYGVSGAQEADVLLGALNQVWQETHPAPLTLLGEAGDGCDDGSCGVPDRS
- the carB gene encoding carbamoyl-phosphate synthase large subunit produces the protein MPKRTDLQTILILGSGPIQIGQAAEFDYSGTQALKALRGEGYRVVLVNSNPATIMTDPDLADATYLEPLTPEFVEKIIALEKPDAILPTLGGQTALNLAMELHERGTLEKYGVELIGAGVEAIKKGEDRELFQAAMKKIGVETARGKMVHSMEEAVEYQKEIGLPIVIRPSFTLGGTGGGIAHTYEEFLTITEGGLRDSPVTSVLLEESILGWKEYELEVMRDTADTVIIITSIENFDPMGVHTGDSITVAPAQTLSDVEYQRLRDQSLAIIREIGVATGGSNIQFAVNPDNGRVIVIEMNPRVSRSSALASKATGFPIAKIAALLAVGYHLDELPNDITRVTPASFEPSIDYVVTKIPRFAFEKFPGTPDHLGTQMRSVGEVMAIGRTFKESLQKALRSTEGDIRGVYAEMDEPALRGLLYPNPRRIDAVIELLRRGESVTALFDATKIDPWFLGQLKEIIDAEHELLDLGPIAGWKYEYWREVKRLGFSDARIGEIVGLSELQVRELRKAARATPVYKTVDTCAAEFEAHTPYHYSTYEWEDEVTGTDKPKVVILGSGPNRIGQGVEFDYATVHAVWALQEAGYETIMINSNPETVSTDYDTADRLYFEPLTFEDVMNIVDHEKPVGVIVQLGGQTPLKLARKLADAGAPIIGTSPETIHEAEDRASFNALCERLGLAQPRGKVAATPAEARQLAAELGFPLMARPSYVLGGRAMRTVRSMEELVTYLDEVYTAVEGQPSILLDQFLEGALELDVDTLCDGERAVVAGIMEHVEAAGVHSGDSACVLPPVNLSAELLARVKADTERLALELGVRGLMNVQWAVKDGTAYILEANPRASRTVPFVSKAVNHPLAKSAARIAVGHTLEQIGLTATPEAAMYSVKEVHLPFLKFKGVSPILGPEMKSTGESMGIDADPYLAFYRAQLGAKSNLPLSGTALLLGEGLDEVAATLGKAGLSVIREQQGEQLPDLLIDITGSPLLRLALERGVPIVSTREAATWTGKAIAAAQGSELRVRSLQGWQTPEAVAG
- a CDS encoding RNA polymerase sigma factor, whose product is MTLNDALTPLARTSLADADLVRLAVRDEHAFEELVRRHAASVHRLAASTVGPGAADDVVQEVFISVHRNLRGFRGEASFSTWLHRITLNACARALRTRATLTLDDSPELAAPHDPVRAGEQAQLRARLAAGLQSLPAEQREALTLREIAGLDYAEIAAVTGTELGTVKSRINRGRAALRAWLTRAGITP
- a CDS encoding excalibur calcium-binding domain-containing protein, with product MRTTLKVLALAAALTGAAQAATSVTTTTVNLRRLPAMSGPVVGVVPANTLLTVACRGDWCRTSYQGRGGYIARTLLRPVTRSAPLAGEGVRFYATCAAARAAGAAPMRLGRPGYRTALDANHNGLACEPRER